A stretch of the Actinotalea sp. JY-7876 genome encodes the following:
- a CDS encoding amino acid ABC transporter ATP-binding protein yields MTGPGPGSPLLSVRGVRKAYGDHVVLDGVDLDVDAHRCVVLIGASGSGKSTLLRTVDLLEEVDDGVILLEGEDITDPRRDADADRARMGMVFQAFNLFPHMRVIDNVTLAARLVHRTPRAQAEGAALAILERVGLADKARAFPDQLSGGQQQRVAIARSLVTSPRLMLLDEVTSALDPELVGEVLDLLVELKGEGMTMVVATHEMGFARHVADEVCFLHAGRVHERGTPEQVLGDPQQPRTRDFLRRLA; encoded by the coding sequence ATGACCGGGCCCGGGCCGGGGTCCCCGCTGCTGAGCGTGCGGGGGGTGCGCAAGGCCTACGGCGACCACGTCGTCCTGGACGGCGTCGACCTCGACGTCGACGCGCACCGGTGCGTCGTACTCATCGGCGCGTCGGGATCGGGCAAGTCCACGCTCCTGCGCACGGTCGACCTGCTCGAGGAGGTCGACGACGGGGTCATCCTGCTCGAGGGCGAGGACATCACCGACCCGCGCCGCGACGCCGACGCGGACCGCGCGCGCATGGGCATGGTGTTCCAGGCCTTCAACCTCTTCCCGCACATGCGCGTCATCGACAACGTGACGCTCGCGGCGCGGCTGGTGCACCGGACGCCGCGGGCGCAGGCCGAGGGCGCGGCGCTCGCGATCCTCGAGCGCGTCGGGCTCGCCGACAAGGCCCGGGCGTTCCCCGACCAGCTCTCGGGCGGTCAGCAGCAGCGCGTGGCCATCGCCCGCTCGCTCGTGACGTCCCCGCGCCTCATGCTGCTCGACGAGGTGACGAGCGCGCTCGACCCCGAGCTCGTGGGCGAGGTCCTCGACCTGCTCGTCGAGCTCAAGGGCGAGGGCATGACCATGGTCGTCGCGACGCACGAGATGGGGTTCGCGCGTCACGTCGCCGACGAGGTGTGCTTCCTGCACGCCGGGCGCGTCCACGAGCGGGGCACACCCGAGCAGGTGCTGGGCGACCCGCAGCAACCCCGCACCCGCGACTTCCTGCGCCGCCTCGCGTGA
- a CDS encoding MFS transporter: MLRARTLLLGLYGLLGLTVSSWLARLPTVRASLDLTTGQLGTVLLVGAVGSLVTVLLAGSVVARWGSRVTILAAAVVFSTASLLLGLAPTVGSVPVLVLGVVLMSASFALGNVPMNVETVAIERAMGRTVVPQFHAAFSLGSVAGSVLGALASWVGVPVLVHFGVVSIGALVWRLLAVPGAVLPPPPAPVAAVQHHGAPPARRGAGLRSALSAWRDRRTLLIGVVVMSAALSEGSANNWLAIAVVDGFAQTEALAAAVFGVFVASMTAARLAGTRLIDRFGRVAVLATSGVASLVGLVTFGLAPSLPTALVGVVAWGLGAGLVVPIGMAAVSGDPLRAAGRVAVVSAFASFASITAPPLIGLAAEAVGARRALLLITVVMLASILLARTVREEPAGAPGAGTGTVVPVSTGEQVGDAREAHVAVGDTRAPQDVGALGGAAAPAVPVGQRDLVAAAR; encoded by the coding sequence GTGCTGCGCGCCCGCACCCTGCTGCTCGGCCTGTACGGCCTTCTCGGGCTCACCGTCTCGAGCTGGCTCGCGCGCCTGCCCACCGTGAGGGCGTCGCTCGACCTCACGACCGGGCAGCTCGGCACCGTCCTGCTCGTCGGCGCGGTCGGGTCGCTGGTCACGGTGCTCCTGGCCGGCAGCGTCGTCGCCCGGTGGGGGAGTCGGGTCACGATCCTCGCGGCGGCGGTGGTGTTCTCGACCGCGAGCCTGCTCCTGGGGCTCGCGCCGACCGTGGGCAGCGTCCCGGTGCTGGTGCTGGGCGTCGTGCTGATGAGCGCGTCGTTCGCGCTCGGCAACGTGCCGATGAACGTGGAGACGGTCGCGATCGAGCGGGCCATGGGCCGCACGGTCGTGCCGCAGTTCCACGCCGCCTTCTCGCTCGGCAGCGTCGCGGGCTCGGTCCTCGGCGCGCTCGCCTCCTGGGTCGGCGTGCCGGTCCTGGTCCACTTCGGCGTCGTGAGCATCGGCGCCCTCGTCTGGCGCCTCCTCGCCGTCCCCGGCGCGGTCCTGCCGCCGCCTCCCGCACCCGTGGCCGCCGTCCAGCACCACGGTGCGCCGCCGGCGCGCCGTGGTGCCGGCCTGCGGTCGGCGCTGTCCGCGTGGCGCGACCGGCGCACGCTCCTCATCGGCGTCGTGGTCATGTCCGCGGCGCTCTCGGAGGGTTCCGCCAACAACTGGCTCGCGATCGCCGTCGTCGACGGGTTCGCGCAGACCGAGGCCCTCGCGGCCGCGGTGTTCGGGGTCTTCGTGGCGTCGATGACTGCCGCTCGGCTCGCCGGGACCCGCCTCATCGACCGCTTCGGGCGCGTCGCCGTCCTGGCGACCTCCGGGGTCGCGTCGCTCGTGGGGCTGGTCACCTTCGGGCTCGCGCCGAGCCTGCCGACGGCGCTCGTGGGCGTCGTCGCCTGGGGCCTCGGCGCCGGTCTCGTCGTGCCCATCGGCATGGCGGCGGTGTCGGGCGACCCGCTCCGGGCCGCCGGCCGGGTCGCCGTCGTCTCGGCGTTCGCGTCGTTCGCCTCCATCACCGCGCCGCCGCTCATCGGGCTGGCCGCGGAGGCCGTCGGGGCCCGCCGCGCGCTCCTGCTCATCACGGTCGTCATGCTCGCGAGCATCCTGCTGGCCCGGACCGTCCGGGAGGAGCCCGCTGGCGCGCCGGGTGCCGGGACCGGCACCGTGGTCCCCGTGAGCACCGGAGAGCAGGTCGGCGACGCGCGCGAGGCGCACGTGGCGGTCGGCGACACCCGCGCGCCGCAGGACGTCGGCGCGCTCGGGGGGGCCGCCGCTCCGGCCGTGCCCGTCGGGCAGCGCGACCTCGTGGCGGCCGCCCGATGA
- a CDS encoding transporter substrate-binding domain-containing protein produces the protein MRTSRLLALAAASALALGACAPVDDQDGGDATADGDALPTLSEGVLTIGTSDPAYEPWVVGNDPTTGEGFESAVAYAVAAELGYDEDDVEWVTVTFDQIIAPGAKSFDIAINQVSISDERRANLDFSSSYYDTAQAVVTLEGSPAADAASLAALAALRIGAMVGTTSAQVAQEAIAPSSPVQLFNDNDQVKQALSAGLVDAIVVDLPTALYITAAELDGGILVGQLPAGDAPDQFGLVLDKGSDLTAAVTAAVDALREDGTLAELETQWLTDAAGAPVLE, from the coding sequence GTGCGCACCTCCCGTCTGCTCGCCCTGGCCGCCGCGAGCGCCCTGGCGCTCGGGGCGTGCGCCCCCGTCGACGACCAGGACGGCGGCGACGCCACGGCCGACGGCGACGCCCTGCCGACCCTCTCGGAGGGCGTCCTGACCATCGGCACCTCGGACCCGGCCTACGAGCCCTGGGTCGTCGGCAACGACCCCACCACCGGCGAGGGCTTCGAGTCGGCCGTGGCCTACGCCGTCGCGGCCGAGCTCGGCTACGACGAGGACGACGTCGAGTGGGTCACCGTGACGTTCGACCAGATCATCGCGCCGGGCGCGAAGAGCTTCGACATCGCGATCAACCAGGTCTCGATCAGCGACGAGCGCCGCGCGAACCTCGACTTCTCGTCCAGCTACTACGACACCGCGCAGGCCGTGGTGACGCTCGAGGGCAGCCCGGCCGCCGACGCCGCCTCGCTCGCCGCCCTCGCCGCCCTGCGGATCGGCGCGATGGTGGGCACGACGAGCGCCCAGGTGGCGCAGGAGGCGATCGCACCGTCCTCGCCCGTGCAGCTCTTCAACGACAACGACCAGGTGAAGCAGGCCCTGTCCGCCGGCCTGGTCGACGCGATCGTCGTCGACCTGCCGACGGCCCTGTACATCACGGCGGCCGAGCTCGACGGCGGCATCCTGGTCGGTCAGCTCCCGGCGGGCGACGCACCGGACCAGTTCGGGCTCGTCCTGGACAAGGGCAGCGACCTCACCGCGGCGGTCACGGCCGCGGTCGACGCGCTGCGCGAGGACGGCACGCTGGCCGAGCTCGAGACGCAGTGGCTGACCGACGCCGCCGGTGCGCCGGTCCTCGAGTGA
- a CDS encoding LacI family DNA-binding transcriptional regulator gives MAHSRPTLADVASAAGVSVSTASLAFSGAGPIAAETRSRVLAAAETLSYSGPNPLGRSLRSGRSGIVAVVIGDELRRSFRDPVSVQVLDGLVGTLGTMGLGVLLVPATPHADSARLDPLLASAPMDVAVLIWGTRSSDPVLAALQQRGVPIVVGEGPEVDGAAVVGIADRSGTAELVRHLVGLGHERIATVTLPFAGERRCAVVDAERMAELDWTPTRHRLEGFTDAGVRPTLVVEARASLVEEGQAAGRVVLAGPDRPTAVVAQSDLLAAGVMLAAREMGLRVPQDVSVAGFDGLDLPWLGPDVLTTVAQPLAAKGEALGHAVAALLAGESPPTVQLDVELRLGTTTAPPPA, from the coding sequence ATGGCACACAGCAGGCCCACGCTGGCCGACGTCGCGAGCGCGGCGGGAGTCTCCGTCTCGACGGCCTCGCTCGCCTTCTCGGGTGCCGGACCGATCGCCGCCGAGACGCGCTCGCGCGTCCTCGCCGCCGCCGAGACCCTCTCCTACTCCGGGCCCAACCCCCTCGGCCGGTCGTTGCGCAGCGGTCGCTCGGGCATCGTAGCCGTCGTCATCGGCGACGAGCTGCGGCGCAGCTTCCGCGACCCCGTCTCGGTCCAGGTCCTCGACGGCCTGGTCGGCACGCTGGGCACGATGGGGCTCGGGGTGCTGCTCGTGCCCGCGACGCCGCACGCCGACAGCGCCCGGCTCGACCCGCTGCTGGCGAGCGCGCCCATGGACGTCGCCGTCCTCATCTGGGGCACGCGCAGCAGCGACCCGGTCCTGGCGGCGCTCCAGCAGCGCGGCGTGCCGATCGTCGTCGGCGAGGGCCCCGAGGTCGACGGCGCCGCCGTCGTGGGGATCGCCGACCGCAGCGGCACGGCCGAGCTGGTGCGCCACCTCGTGGGCCTGGGGCACGAGCGCATCGCCACGGTGACGCTGCCCTTCGCCGGCGAGCGCCGCTGCGCCGTCGTCGACGCCGAGCGCATGGCCGAGCTGGACTGGACGCCCACCCGGCACCGGCTGGAGGGCTTCACCGACGCCGGGGTCCGCCCGACGCTCGTCGTCGAGGCGCGGGCCTCCCTCGTCGAGGAGGGGCAGGCCGCGGGCCGCGTCGTCCTCGCCGGGCCGGACCGCCCCACGGCCGTCGTGGCGCAGTCCGACCTCCTGGCCGCGGGCGTGATGCTCGCCGCGCGCGAGATGGGCCTGCGCGTGCCGCAGGACGTGTCCGTGGCCGGGTTCGACGGCCTGGACCTGCCGTGGCTCGGGCCCGACGTGCTCACGACCGTCGCGCAGCCCCTGGCCGCCAAGGGCGAGGCCCTGGGCCACGCGGTGGCGGCCCTCCTCGCCGGGGAGTCCCCCCCGACCGTGCAGCTCGACGTCGAGCTGCGTCTCGGGACGACGACGGCGCCGCCACCCGCCTGA
- a CDS encoding MaoC family dehydratase, with product MTRPVLEDLAVGDVVGSRTVTLTRRDLVRYAGASGDLNAIHWNERFAAEVGLPGVIAHGMLTMGAAVNLVSDWAGDPGAVVDYGTRFTRLVPVPDPGEAVVEVTGTVGALDADARTVRVDLTVTVAGERVLGRAQALVRL from the coding sequence GTGACCCGCCCCGTCCTCGAGGACCTCGCGGTCGGCGACGTCGTCGGCTCGCGCACCGTGACCCTCACGCGCCGGGACCTGGTGCGCTACGCCGGCGCGAGCGGGGACCTCAACGCGATCCACTGGAACGAGCGCTTCGCGGCCGAGGTCGGTCTGCCCGGCGTCATCGCTCACGGGATGCTGACCATGGGCGCCGCCGTGAACCTGGTCTCCGACTGGGCGGGTGACCCGGGGGCCGTCGTCGACTACGGCACGCGCTTCACGCGGCTCGTGCCCGTGCCCGACCCGGGCGAGGCCGTCGTCGAGGTGACCGGCACGGTCGGCGCGCTGGACGCCGACGCCCGCACGGTGCGGGTGGACCTCACGGTGACCGTCGCCGGCGAGCGGGTCCTGGGCAGGGCGCAGGCGCTCGTCCGCCTCTGA
- a CDS encoding MaoC family dehydratase N-terminal domain-containing protein — protein sequence MNPAYAGRTYPPTTAFVVGREHVRSFASAVGADHPAHHDVEAARALGYPDVVAPPTFAVVVAQRAEAQLIEDPEAAIDFSRVVHADERFTHHRPVVAGDELVTVLHIDAVTERSGLATVTTRCEIADADGAPVSTVVSRLAVRLPEPATPEAGA from the coding sequence ATCAACCCCGCGTACGCCGGGCGCACGTACCCGCCGACGACCGCCTTCGTGGTCGGACGCGAGCACGTGCGCTCGTTCGCGTCTGCCGTGGGTGCCGACCACCCGGCGCACCACGACGTCGAGGCGGCCCGCGCGCTCGGGTACCCCGACGTCGTCGCGCCGCCCACCTTCGCGGTGGTGGTCGCGCAGCGGGCCGAGGCCCAGCTCATCGAGGACCCCGAGGCGGCCATCGACTTCAGCCGGGTCGTGCACGCCGACGAGCGGTTCACCCACCACCGCCCGGTGGTCGCGGGCGACGAGCTCGTGACGGTCCTGCACATCGACGCCGTCACCGAGCGCTCCGGGCTCGCGACCGTCACGACCCGCTGCGAGATCGCGGACGCGGACGGTGCGCCCGTGTCCACCGTCGTCTCCCGCCTCGCCGTCCGGCTCCCGGAGCCCGCGACGCCGGAGGCCGGCGCGTGA
- the htpX gene encoding zinc metalloprotease HtpX produces the protein MGRRYVNALKTAALFGVMWAVLLGIGSVVGEGRYLLLFTGLGLVGTAYGYWNSDTIAIRAMRARPVSEIEQPAMYRIVRELSTVARQPMPRIYVSPTAAPNAFATGRNPRHAAVCCTEGILTLLDERELRGVLGHELMHVYNRDILTSSVAAAFAGMITSLAQLLLFFGGGDRERGGNPLATLAMVFLAPVAATLVQLAISRTREYDADEGGAQLTGDPLALASALAKLERGTQRVPLPADRELVDVSHLMIANPFRGGGMASLFATHPPMEARIARLRQMAGVV, from the coding sequence GTGGGACGGCGGTACGTCAACGCGCTCAAGACGGCGGCGCTCTTCGGCGTCATGTGGGCGGTGCTGCTCGGGATCGGGAGCGTCGTGGGGGAGGGGCGCTACCTGCTCCTGTTCACCGGCCTCGGCCTGGTGGGGACGGCCTACGGCTACTGGAACTCCGACACGATCGCGATCCGCGCGATGCGGGCGCGGCCCGTGAGCGAGATCGAGCAGCCCGCGATGTACCGCATCGTGCGCGAGCTCTCGACGGTGGCGCGTCAGCCGATGCCCCGGATCTACGTCTCGCCGACCGCGGCGCCCAACGCGTTCGCGACGGGCCGCAACCCACGTCACGCCGCCGTCTGCTGCACGGAGGGGATCCTCACGCTGCTCGACGAGCGCGAGCTGCGGGGCGTGCTGGGCCACGAGCTCATGCACGTCTACAACCGCGACATCCTCACGTCGTCCGTCGCGGCCGCGTTCGCGGGCATGATCACGTCACTGGCGCAGCTGCTGCTCTTCTTCGGCGGTGGTGACCGCGAGCGCGGCGGCAACCCGCTCGCCACGCTGGCGATGGTGTTCCTCGCACCCGTCGCGGCGACGCTCGTGCAGCTCGCGATCAGCCGGACGCGGGAGTACGACGCGGACGAGGGTGGCGCCCAGCTGACGGGCGACCCGCTCGCCCTCGCCTCGGCCCTCGCCAAGCTCGAGCGGGGCACCCAGCGTGTGCCGCTGCCGGCGGACCGTGAGCTGGTGGACGTGTCCCATCTCATGATCGCGAACCCGTTCCGGGGCGGCGGCATGGCCAGCCTGTTCGCGACGCACCCGCCGATGGAGGCGCGCATCGCCCGCCTGCGGCAGATGGCCGGCGTCGTCTGA
- a CDS encoding YajQ family cyclic di-GMP-binding protein — translation MASESSFDIVSKVDRQEVDNALNQAAKEVSQRYDFKNIGASIAWSGESIVMTANSEERVKAVLDVFETKLIRRGISLKSLETGEPKQSGKEYRLEAAIKEGLSSENAKKISKIIRDEGPKGVKAQITGDELRVSAKSRDDLQAVIALLKGADLDVALQFVNYR, via the coding sequence ATGGCGTCGGAGTCCTCGTTCGACATCGTCAGCAAGGTGGACCGCCAGGAGGTCGACAACGCGCTGAACCAGGCCGCCAAGGAGGTCTCGCAGCGCTACGACTTCAAGAACATCGGGGCGTCGATCGCGTGGAGCGGCGAGTCCATCGTCATGACGGCCAACTCGGAGGAGCGCGTCAAGGCGGTCCTGGACGTCTTCGAGACCAAGCTCATCCGTCGCGGCATCTCGCTCAAGTCGCTCGAGACGGGCGAGCCCAAGCAGTCCGGCAAGGAGTACCGCCTCGAGGCCGCGATCAAGGAGGGCCTCAGCAGCGAGAACGCCAAGAAGATCTCCAAGATCATCCGCGACGAGGGCCCCAAGGGCGTCAAGGCCCAGATCACGGGGGACGAGCTGCGGGTCTCGGCCAAGAGCCGCGACGACCTGCAGGCCGTCATCGCGCTGCTCAAGGGGGCGGACCTCGACGTCGCCCTGCAGTTCGTCAACTACCGCTGA
- the rarD gene encoding EamA family transporter RarD: protein MRAPGDQTPSGAPAADRTGLALGFGAYLLWGFLTLYFPLLEPAGPVEIIAHRVVWSLVFCLVLLRVTGSWSAYVRALRDPRMLGTLAVAGVLVALNWLVFVFGVLSGHTVDTALGYYINPLVTVVLAVVLLGERLRPAQWAALGIGAVAVVVITVGVGRLPWIALVLAATFGLYGLLKNRVGRTVPAVASLAVETTVLTPVAGAYLAWLGLSGAAAFGAHGGGHVALLVGLGVVTAVPLLMFGAAARRLPLSVVGMLQYVAPTLQFLVGVLVFGEEMPTARWIGFGLVWLALVVLTVDGLRATRSPRRAAAAALSPRP, encoded by the coding sequence GTGCGCGCGCCCGGGGACCAGACGCCGTCGGGCGCACCGGCGGCGGACCGCACCGGGCTCGCCCTCGGGTTCGGCGCCTACCTCCTGTGGGGCTTCCTCACCCTGTACTTCCCGCTGCTCGAGCCGGCGGGGCCGGTGGAGATCATCGCCCACCGCGTCGTCTGGTCGCTGGTCTTCTGCCTGGTGCTCCTGCGCGTCACCGGCTCGTGGAGCGCGTACGTCCGCGCCCTGCGCGACCCGCGGATGCTCGGCACCCTGGCGGTGGCCGGCGTGCTCGTGGCGCTCAACTGGCTCGTCTTCGTCTTCGGCGTCCTCAGCGGCCACACCGTGGACACCGCGCTCGGGTACTACATCAACCCCCTGGTGACCGTCGTGCTCGCGGTCGTGCTCCTCGGTGAGCGGCTGCGTCCGGCGCAGTGGGCCGCCCTGGGGATCGGCGCCGTCGCCGTCGTGGTCATCACCGTCGGGGTCGGGCGCCTGCCCTGGATCGCGCTGGTCCTGGCCGCCACCTTCGGCCTGTACGGGCTGCTGAAGAACCGGGTGGGGCGCACCGTGCCGGCCGTCGCGAGCCTGGCGGTCGAGACGACCGTGCTCACCCCGGTGGCGGGCGCCTACCTCGCCTGGCTCGGGCTCAGCGGCGCGGCGGCGTTCGGGGCGCACGGCGGGGGCCACGTCGCGCTCCTCGTCGGGCTGGGCGTCGTCACCGCGGTGCCGCTGCTCATGTTCGGCGCGGCGGCGCGGCGGCTCCCGCTCAGCGTCGTCGGGATGCTCCAGTACGTCGCCCCGACGCTGCAGTTCCTCGTCGGGGTGCTGGTCTTCGGTGAGGAGATGCCCACGGCGCGCTGGATCGGGTTCGGCCTCGTGTGGCTCGCGCTCGTGGTCCTGACGGTCGACGGGCTGCGCGCGACACGGTCGCCGCGCCGTGCGGCGGCCGCCGCGCTCAGCCCGCGACCGTGA
- the rpmG gene encoding 50S ribosomal protein L33, producing the protein MASKSQDVRPKITLACVECKERNYITKKNRRNDPDRLEMKKFCPRDGKHTLHRETR; encoded by the coding sequence GTGGCCAGCAAGTCTCAGGACGTCCGCCCGAAGATCACGCTCGCGTGCGTGGAGTGCAAGGAGCGGAACTACATCACCAAGAAGAACCGTCGGAACGACCCCGACCGGCTCGAGATGAAGAAGTTCTGCCCGCGCGACGGCAAGCACACGCTGCACCGCGAGACCCGCTGA
- a CDS encoding FAD-dependent oxidoreductase, which translates to MSSTRPLRVAVVGAGPAGIYAADILSKSDLDVSIDLFERLPAPFGLVRYGVAPDHPRIKQIIVALHKILDRGDIRLLSNVDYGTDIDLDDLRRFYDAVIFSTGAIRDAELPIPGIDLPGSFGAADFVSWYDGHPDVPRTWPLEAKNVAVIGAGNVALDVARILAKHPEDLLPTEIPDNVHQGLLANPVTDVHVFARRGPAQAKFSPLELRELGHVPDVDVIVYPEDFDFDEGSMAAIHSSNQTKQVVKTLTDWTLKEPEELTASRRIHLHFLHKPVAVLGTEHVEGLRTERTVLTGDGSVAGTGQTHDWPVEAVYRAVGYFGSPLPGLPFDEIGGVIPNREGRVVEADGQPLPGVYTTGWIKRGPVGLIGHTKSDATETVRHLVSDAETLPRASEPDPDAVTAFLTQRGVGHVEWSGWMLLDAYEQALGEPHGRQRIKVVPREEMLAIIRGEA; encoded by the coding sequence GTGAGCAGCACTCGTCCCCTGCGCGTGGCCGTCGTCGGCGCCGGACCTGCCGGCATCTACGCCGCCGACATCCTGTCCAAGTCGGACCTCGACGTCTCGATCGACCTGTTCGAGCGGCTGCCGGCGCCCTTCGGCCTCGTGCGCTACGGCGTCGCGCCGGACCACCCGCGGATCAAGCAGATCATCGTGGCGCTCCACAAGATCCTCGACCGCGGCGACATCCGGCTGCTCAGCAACGTCGACTACGGCACGGACATCGACCTGGACGACCTGCGCCGGTTCTACGACGCCGTGATCTTCTCCACGGGCGCCATCCGCGACGCCGAGCTGCCCATCCCGGGGATCGACCTGCCGGGCTCGTTCGGCGCGGCCGACTTCGTCTCCTGGTACGACGGGCACCCCGACGTCCCCCGCACGTGGCCGCTCGAGGCGAAGAACGTCGCCGTCATCGGCGCCGGGAACGTCGCCCTGGACGTCGCCCGCATCCTCGCCAAGCACCCCGAGGACCTCCTGCCCACCGAGATCCCGGACAACGTCCACCAGGGGCTGCTCGCGAACCCCGTCACGGACGTGCACGTCTTCGCCCGCCGCGGGCCGGCGCAGGCGAAGTTCAGCCCCCTCGAGCTGCGCGAGCTCGGCCACGTGCCCGACGTGGACGTCATCGTCTACCCCGAGGACTTCGACTTCGACGAGGGCTCGATGGCGGCCATCCACTCCTCGAACCAGACCAAGCAGGTCGTCAAGACCCTCACGGACTGGACCCTCAAGGAGCCCGAGGAGCTGACGGCGAGCCGCCGCATCCACCTGCACTTCCTGCACAAGCCGGTCGCGGTGCTCGGCACCGAGCACGTCGAGGGCCTGCGCACCGAGCGCACGGTGCTCACGGGCGACGGGTCGGTCGCCGGGACCGGGCAGACGCACGACTGGCCGGTCGAGGCGGTCTACCGCGCCGTCGGGTACTTCGGGTCCCCCCTGCCGGGCCTGCCGTTCGACGAGATCGGCGGCGTCATCCCGAACCGCGAGGGCCGCGTGGTCGAGGCGGACGGGCAGCCGCTGCCCGGGGTCTACACGACCGGGTGGATCAAGCGTGGCCCCGTGGGGCTCATCGGCCACACCAAGTCCGACGCGACGGAGACCGTCCGGCACCTCGTGTCCGACGCCGAGACGCTGCCGCGCGCGAGCGAGCCCGACCCCGACGCCGTCACCGCGTTCCTCACGCAGCGCGGCGTCGGCCACGTCGAGTGGTCCGGCTGGATGCTGCTCGACGCGTACGAGCAGGCGCTCGGCGAGCCGCACGGGCGTCAGCGCATCAAGGTGGTCCCGCGCGAGGAGATGCTCGCGATCATCCGCGGCGAGGCCTGA
- a CDS encoding amino acid ABC transporter permease, with product MSAWTPSPLQVERLAYRRSRAVRSTLVAIASTVALTAVAVLALVSSPGWPRVRQSFFDLDVALQSLPTVLEGLWLNLRVMAVCAVVVVVVALALAIARTLRGPVFFPLRLAATAYVDVFRGLPLILVLLLVGFGLPGLRLHGIPTQAVVLGGLALVLTYSAYVAEVFRAGIESVHPSQVAAARSLGLSRAQTMRRVVLPQAVRRVVPALLNDLVSLQKDSGLISILGAIDAVRAAQIQTSVHANFTPYVVAGFLFVLLTVPLTRFTEALARRGGWLGATAGVAGAGPLR from the coding sequence GTGAGCGCCTGGACGCCGTCGCCCCTTCAGGTCGAGCGCCTCGCCTACCGGCGCAGCCGGGCGGTGCGCTCCACGCTCGTGGCGATCGCGAGCACCGTCGCGCTCACCGCCGTCGCGGTCCTCGCGCTCGTCAGCTCGCCGGGCTGGCCGCGCGTGCGGCAGTCGTTCTTCGACCTCGACGTGGCCCTCCAGTCCCTGCCCACGGTGCTGGAGGGGCTCTGGCTCAACCTCCGCGTCATGGCGGTGTGCGCCGTCGTCGTCGTGGTGGTCGCCCTCGCGCTCGCGATCGCGCGCACGCTGCGCGGTCCCGTGTTCTTCCCCCTGCGCCTCGCCGCGACGGCCTACGTGGACGTCTTCCGCGGCCTCCCGCTGATCCTGGTGCTGCTGCTGGTGGGCTTCGGCCTGCCGGGCCTGCGGCTCCACGGCATCCCGACGCAGGCGGTCGTGCTCGGTGGCCTGGCGCTGGTCCTGACGTACTCGGCCTACGTCGCCGAGGTCTTCCGCGCGGGGATCGAGTCGGTGCACCCCTCGCAGGTGGCCGCCGCGCGCTCGCTGGGCCTGAGCCGCGCGCAGACCATGCGCCGGGTCGTCCTGCCCCAGGCCGTGCGCCGCGTCGTCCCGGCGCTGCTCAACGACCTCGTCTCGCTGCAGAAGGACTCGGGGCTCATCTCGATCCTCGGCGCGATCGACGCCGTGCGCGCCGCGCAGATCCAGACGTCGGTGCACGCCAACTTCACGCCCTACGTCGTCGCGGGCTTCCTCTTCGTCCTGCTCACCGTGCCGCTCACACGGTTCACCGAGGCACTGGCCCGACGGGGCGGGTGGCTCGGCGCGACGGCCGGCGTCGCCGGCGCCGGACCGCTGCGATGA